The Metabacillus sediminilitoris genome window below encodes:
- the mtaB gene encoding tRNA (N(6)-L-threonylcarbamoyladenosine(37)-C(2))-methylthiotransferase MtaB, producing MPTVAFHTLGCKVNHYETEAIWQLFKDAGYDRTEYEQMADVYVINTCTVTNTGDKKSRQVIRRAIRKNPDGVICVTGCYAQTSPAEIMAIPGVDIVVGTQDRTKMLEYIEQYKNERQPINGVRNIMKTRVYEELDVPSFTDRTRASLKIQEGCNNFCTFCIIPWARGLMRSRDPKEVVAQAQQLVNAGYKEIVLTGIHTGGYGEDLKDYNLAMLLRDLEEQVVGLKRIRISSIEASQISDEVIDVLKNSTKVVRHLHIPIQSGSDTVLKRMRRKYTMAYFAERLVRLKEALPGLAITSDVIVGFPGETEEEFMETYNFIKEHQFSELHVFPYSKRTGTPAARMDDQVDEEIKNNRVHRLIELSDQLAKEYASKFENDVLEVIPEEPFKDESNSDLYVGYTDNYLKVVFPANEEMVGKLVKVKITKAGYPYNEGQFVKVMDENVLVEENIRLSS from the coding sequence ATGCCTACAGTTGCATTTCATACATTAGGATGTAAAGTAAATCATTATGAAACAGAAGCCATTTGGCAGCTTTTTAAAGATGCTGGCTATGACCGTACAGAATACGAGCAAATGGCAGATGTTTATGTTATTAATACATGTACAGTAACAAATACTGGAGATAAAAAAAGCCGTCAAGTGATTCGTCGTGCAATCAGGAAAAATCCTGATGGTGTCATTTGTGTAACAGGGTGTTATGCACAAACTTCTCCAGCAGAAATTATGGCTATACCTGGAGTAGACATTGTAGTAGGTACCCAGGATCGTACAAAAATGCTCGAATATATTGAGCAATATAAAAACGAAAGACAACCGATTAATGGTGTAAGAAATATTATGAAAACACGAGTATATGAAGAACTAGATGTTCCTTCATTTACAGACCGTACTAGAGCTTCCTTGAAAATACAAGAAGGTTGTAATAACTTTTGCACCTTTTGTATTATTCCTTGGGCACGCGGGTTAATGCGTTCTCGTGATCCAAAAGAAGTTGTTGCACAAGCGCAACAGCTTGTTAATGCAGGTTACAAAGAGATTGTCTTAACAGGTATTCATACAGGCGGATATGGTGAAGATTTAAAAGATTATAATTTAGCGATGCTTTTACGTGATCTAGAAGAGCAAGTAGTTGGGTTAAAGCGCATCCGAATATCTTCTATTGAAGCAAGTCAAATATCTGATGAAGTAATTGACGTGCTTAAAAACTCTACAAAAGTTGTTCGTCACTTACACATTCCGATTCAGTCAGGTTCAGATACTGTCTTAAAACGTATGCGCAGAAAATATACAATGGCATATTTTGCGGAACGTTTAGTACGCTTGAAAGAAGCTTTACCTGGCTTAGCAATCACTTCTGACGTCATCGTTGGATTCCCTGGTGAAACAGAAGAAGAATTTATGGAAACATATAATTTTATTAAAGAACATCAATTCTCTGAGCTTCATGTTTTTCCATATTCAAAACGAACCGGTACACCTGCTGCGAGAATGGATGACCAAGTTGATGAAGAAATTAAAAATAACCGAGTTCACCGTCTCATTGAGTTGTCAGATCAGTTGGCAAAAGAATATGCATCTAAATTCGAAAATGATGTTCTTGAAGTAATACCTGAAGAGCCATTTAAGGATGAATCAAATTCAGATTTATATGTCGGATATACAGACAATTATTTAAAGGTAGTTTTTCCAGCGAATGAAGAAATGGTTGGTAAACTTGTAAAAGTTAAAATCACGAAGGCAGGATATCCATATAATGAAGGGCAATTTGTAAAAGTTATGGATGAGAATGTACTAGTTGAGGAAAATATCCGTTTATCTTCTTAA
- the grpE gene encoding nucleotide exchange factor GrpE: MSNDKNVAEQEETVIEQQNENSEAAEVVDAEEVIIEEAPQVDNEAEQKIAELQAKLDETENKMLRAQADFDNFRRRSRLDQEAAQKYRAQSLVSEIIPALDNFERALQIEADNDQTKSLLQGMNMVYNQLVQALQNEGVEAINSVGEQFDPHLHQAVMQVEDENFESNTVVEELQKGYKLKDRVIRPAMVKVNQ; the protein is encoded by the coding sequence GTGTCAAATGATAAAAACGTTGCAGAACAAGAAGAAACAGTAATTGAACAGCAAAATGAAAATTCTGAAGCTGCTGAGGTTGTCGATGCTGAAGAGGTAATCATTGAAGAGGCACCTCAAGTTGATAATGAGGCTGAGCAGAAAATTGCTGAACTACAAGCCAAACTTGATGAAACTGAAAACAAAATGCTTCGTGCTCAAGCTGACTTCGATAACTTTAGAAGACGTAGCCGCTTAGATCAAGAGGCTGCACAAAAATATCGTGCGCAAAGCTTAGTATCTGAAATTATACCTGCTCTTGATAACTTTGAAAGAGCATTACAAATAGAAGCAGATAACGATCAAACAAAATCGTTGCTGCAAGGTATGAACATGGTTTATAACCAGCTCGTTCAAGCACTGCAAAATGAAGGTGTAGAAGCGATTAATTCTGTTGGAGAACAGTTTGATCCTCATTTACATCAAGCAGTCATGCAAGTAGAGGATGAAAATTTCGAATCTAATACAGTAGTTGAGGAGCTTCAAAAGGGTTATAAACTAAAGGATCGAGTAATTCGACCTGCAATGGTAAAGGTAAACCAATAA
- the prmA gene encoding 50S ribosomal protein L11 methyltransferase, producing the protein MKWSELSIHTTQEAVEPISNILHEAGASGVVIEDIADLIKERSTALGEIYQLNPSDYPEEGVVVKAYLPVNSFLGETVDAIKSAINNLLTYDIDLGKNHITISEVNEEEWATAWKKYYHPVKISEKFTIVPTWEIYEPVHSDELIIELDPGMAFGTGTHPTTVLCIQALERTVQKGDTVIDVGTGSGVLSIAAGLLGANQIQALDLDQVAVDSARLNCKLNKVHHVVTVKQNNLLDGIEGPVDVIVSNILAEIIVRFIDKAYEVLKENGTFITSGIIQNKKQEVKDALLDAGFVIEETMVMEDWVAFIARKK; encoded by the coding sequence ATGAAGTGGTCTGAATTAAGTATACACACAACACAAGAAGCTGTTGAACCCATTTCAAATATTTTACACGAAGCAGGAGCGAGCGGTGTAGTTATTGAAGATATTGCTGATTTAATAAAGGAACGAAGTACAGCATTAGGTGAGATCTACCAACTAAATCCATCCGACTATCCTGAAGAGGGTGTAGTCGTAAAGGCTTATTTACCCGTCAACAGTTTCCTTGGTGAAACTGTTGACGCCATTAAATCAGCAATAAATAATCTTTTGACATATGATATTGATTTAGGTAAAAATCATATTACAATCAGTGAGGTTAATGAAGAAGAATGGGCCACAGCTTGGAAAAAATATTATCATCCTGTGAAAATATCAGAAAAATTCACCATCGTTCCAACATGGGAAATTTATGAGCCCGTACATTCTGATGAATTAATTATCGAGCTTGATCCTGGCATGGCATTTGGAACTGGTACACATCCGACTACTGTATTATGTATTCAGGCTTTAGAACGTACTGTTCAAAAAGGCGACACGGTTATAGATGTTGGAACAGGATCAGGGGTTTTAAGTATAGCAGCAGGTTTACTCGGTGCAAATCAGATTCAGGCACTTGATTTGGATCAGGTAGCTGTTGATAGTGCCAGATTAAACTGTAAGTTAAATAAAGTACACCACGTTGTCACGGTTAAGCAAAATAACTTACTTGATGGTATAGAAGGACCAGTAGATGTAATTGTTTCAAACATATTAGCTGAAATCATCGTTCGTTTTATAGATAAGGCTTATGAAGTCTTAAAGGAGAATGGTACATTTATTACTTCTGGTATTATTCAAAATAAAAAGCAAGAAGTAAAGGATGCACTGCTTGATGCTGGATTTGTAATCGAAGAAACGATGGTTATGGAAGATTGGGTTGCATTTATCGCTAGGAAGAAATAG
- the dnaK gene encoding molecular chaperone DnaK, with product MSKIIGIDLGTTNSCVAVLEGGEPKVIPNPEGNRTTPSVIAFKNGERQVGEVAKRQAITNPNTIISIKRHMGTDYKVDVEGKNYTPQELSAIILQHLKSYAEEYLGEPVTKAVITVPAYFNDAERQATKDAGKIAGLEVERIINEPTAAALAYGLDKTDEDQTILVYDLGGGTFDVSVLELGDGVFEVRSTAGDNRLGGDDFDQVIIDYLVAEFKKENGIDLAKDKMALQRLKDAAEKAKKDLSGVTSTQISLPFITAGEAGPLHLEINLTRAKFDELSSDLVERTMGPVRQSLSDAGLTASEIDKVILVGGSTRIPAVQEAIKKALGKEPHKGVNPDEVVALGASIQGGVITGDVKDVVLLDVTPLSLGIETMGGVFTKLIDRNTTIPTSKSQVFSTAADSQTAVDIHVLQGERPMAGDNKTLGRFQLTDIPPAPRGVPQIEVSFDIDKNGIVNVRAKDLGTNKEQTITIKSSTGLSDDEIERMVKEAEENADADKQRKEEVELRNEADQLVFTTEKTLKDLEGKVDEAEVTKANEAKDALKAAIEKNDLTEIKAKKDELQNIVQELSVKLYEEAAKQAQAQQGGDTAGGKADDVVDAEFEEVNEDDKK from the coding sequence ATGAGTAAAATTATCGGTATCGACTTAGGTACAACAAACTCATGTGTCGCAGTTTTAGAAGGCGGAGAACCAAAAGTGATCCCAAATCCAGAAGGAAATCGTACAACACCTTCTGTTATTGCTTTCAAAAATGGTGAGCGTCAAGTTGGTGAGGTTGCAAAACGTCAAGCTATCACTAACCCGAATACAATTATTTCAATCAAACGTCATATGGGTACTGACTATAAAGTAGACGTTGAAGGTAAAAACTATACTCCTCAAGAGCTTTCAGCAATTATCCTTCAGCACTTAAAATCTTATGCAGAAGAATATTTAGGTGAGCCTGTAACGAAAGCAGTCATCACAGTTCCAGCTTATTTCAACGATGCAGAGCGTCAAGCAACTAAAGATGCTGGGAAAATTGCCGGATTAGAAGTTGAGCGTATCATCAATGAACCAACAGCTGCAGCACTAGCATATGGATTAGATAAAACAGATGAAGATCAAACAATCCTTGTTTATGACTTAGGTGGCGGAACATTTGACGTATCTGTTCTTGAACTTGGAGATGGCGTGTTTGAAGTACGTTCTACAGCAGGTGACAATCGCTTAGGTGGAGATGACTTTGACCAAGTAATCATTGATTATTTAGTTGCAGAATTCAAAAAAGAGAACGGTATTGATCTTGCAAAAGATAAAATGGCGTTACAACGTTTGAAGGATGCTGCTGAAAAAGCGAAAAAAGACCTTTCTGGTGTGACTTCAACGCAAATTTCTTTACCATTTATCACTGCTGGAGAAGCTGGTCCTCTTCACTTAGAGATAAACTTAACACGTGCAAAATTTGATGAATTATCTTCAGATTTAGTTGAAAGAACGATGGGACCTGTTCGTCAATCATTAAGTGATGCAGGTCTAACAGCTAGCGAAATCGATAAAGTTATCCTTGTTGGCGGATCAACTCGTATTCCTGCTGTTCAAGAAGCAATCAAAAAAGCATTAGGAAAAGAGCCGCATAAAGGTGTAAATCCAGATGAAGTAGTTGCACTTGGTGCATCCATTCAAGGTGGAGTAATCACTGGTGATGTAAAAGACGTTGTATTACTTGATGTTACACCTCTTTCATTAGGTATCGAAACAATGGGTGGAGTATTTACTAAGCTAATCGATCGTAATACAACGATCCCAACTAGTAAATCACAAGTATTTTCAACTGCAGCTGACAGCCAAACAGCAGTAGATATTCACGTTCTTCAAGGTGAACGTCCAATGGCTGGTGACAACAAAACCTTAGGTCGCTTCCAATTAACTGATATTCCACCAGCACCACGCGGAGTGCCACAAATTGAAGTATCATTTGATATTGATAAAAATGGTATTGTGAATGTTCGTGCTAAAGACTTAGGCACAAACAAAGAACAAACAATTACAATTAAATCTTCAACTGGTTTATCAGACGATGAGATCGAACGCATGGTAAAAGAAGCAGAAGAGAATGCAGATGCTGATAAACAACGTAAAGAAGAAGTTGAGCTTCGCAATGAAGCAGATCAATTAGTGTTTACAACTGAAAAAACATTAAAAGATCTTGAAGGTAAAGTTGATGAAGCTGAAGTAACAAAAGCGAACGAAGCAAAAGACGCTTTAAAAGCTGCGATTGAGAAAAATGACTTAACAGAAATCAAAGCGAAAAAAGATGAGCTTCAAAACATCGTTCAAGAGCTTTCTGTAAAACTTTATGAAGAAGCTGCTAAACAAGCTCAAGCACAGCAAGGTGGAGATACTGCAGGCGGCAAAGCTGACGACGTAGTTGACGCAGAATTTGAAGAAGTAAATGAAGACGATAAAAAATAA
- a CDS encoding 16S rRNA (uracil(1498)-N(3))-methyltransferase — translation MQRYFIDEEKANIKSNIKITGEDVHHISRVLRMQPGSKVVCCTKDGFEALCEIAEITNDLVDCFILEWMTVNHELPVNISIASGLPKGDKLEWIIQKGTELGASSFIPFNAARSIVKLEQKKVGKKLERWQKIAKEASEQSYRNKIPTVLEPCQFEELLKQAKDYDVKIVAYEESAKQGEKSNLAIALNTLKEGQSLLAIFGPEGGLTEGEVSKLEEQGFLICSFGPRILRTETAPLYLLSAVSYYFELSR, via the coding sequence TTGCAACGGTATTTTATTGATGAAGAAAAGGCAAATATTAAATCGAATATCAAGATAACAGGTGAGGATGTACACCATATTTCCCGAGTGCTTCGTATGCAGCCTGGCAGCAAGGTTGTATGTTGTACGAAGGATGGCTTTGAAGCACTTTGTGAAATTGCTGAAATTACCAATGACCTAGTGGATTGTTTTATATTAGAATGGATGACGGTAAACCATGAACTTCCTGTAAATATATCGATCGCGAGCGGGTTGCCTAAAGGGGATAAGCTTGAATGGATCATTCAAAAAGGCACCGAATTAGGTGCTTCTTCATTTATCCCTTTTAATGCTGCCCGTTCAATTGTAAAATTGGAACAAAAAAAGGTTGGAAAAAAGCTCGAACGTTGGCAAAAGATTGCAAAGGAAGCATCTGAACAATCGTATCGAAATAAAATTCCAACTGTACTAGAACCATGCCAGTTTGAAGAATTGCTCAAACAAGCTAAAGACTACGATGTGAAAATTGTTGCATATGAAGAATCAGCAAAACAAGGTGAAAAAAGTAACCTTGCAATAGCACTTAACACTCTAAAAGAAGGTCAGTCTTTACTTGCGATTTTTGGTCCAGAAGGCGGATTAACTGAAGGCGAAGTGTCAAAGCTTGAAGAACAAGGATTTTTAATATGCAGCTTTGGTCCAAGAATATTAAGAACAGAAACAGCTCCTTTATATTTATTATCAGCTGTTTCCTATTATTTCGAATTATCGAGGTGA
- the dnaJ gene encoding molecular chaperone DnaJ, whose product MSKRDYYEVLGLGKNASKDEIKKAYRKLSKQYHPDINKEADAADKFKEIKEAYETLSDDQKKAHYDQFGHTDPNQGFGGGAGFGGDGFGFEDIFSSIFGGGTRRRDPNAPRQGADLQYTMTLNFEEAVFGKDTTIEIPKEETCETCNGSGAQKGTNPETCTHCGGSGQLNVEQNTPFGRIVNRRVCNHCEGTGKMIKHKCGTCRGTGKVKKRKKIQVKIPAGVDDGQQLRVAGQGEPGVNGGPAGDLYVVFHVREHEFFERDGDDVYCEMPLTFAQAALGDEIEVPTLHGKVKLKVPSGTQTGKKFRLTGKGIPNVRGYGQGDQYVILRVLTPTNLSEKQKELLREFAEISGTKLDEHEESFFDKVKRAFKGD is encoded by the coding sequence ATGAGCAAGCGTGATTACTATGAAGTTCTCGGGTTAGGTAAGAACGCGAGTAAAGATGAGATAAAAAAAGCTTATCGTAAGCTTTCAAAGCAATACCATCCTGATATTAATAAAGAAGCTGATGCAGCCGATAAATTCAAGGAAATTAAAGAGGCCTATGAAACATTAAGTGATGATCAAAAGAAAGCACACTATGATCAATTTGGTCATACTGATCCTAATCAAGGTTTTGGCGGCGGTGCAGGTTTCGGCGGAGATGGATTTGGCTTTGAGGACATTTTTAGCTCGATCTTTGGCGGTGGTACTAGAAGACGAGATCCTAATGCGCCAAGACAAGGTGCTGATTTACAATATACAATGACACTGAATTTTGAAGAAGCTGTTTTTGGGAAAGATACAACAATCGAAATTCCTAAAGAAGAAACTTGTGAAACATGTAATGGTTCCGGTGCGCAAAAAGGAACGAATCCTGAAACATGTACACATTGTGGTGGTAGCGGCCAATTAAATGTAGAACAAAATACTCCTTTTGGACGCATCGTTAATCGTCGTGTTTGTAATCACTGTGAAGGTACCGGTAAGATGATTAAGCACAAATGTGGAACATGTCGTGGAACCGGAAAAGTAAAAAAACGCAAAAAAATTCAAGTTAAAATTCCTGCCGGTGTTGATGATGGCCAGCAATTACGTGTTGCAGGTCAAGGTGAACCAGGAGTTAATGGCGGACCAGCCGGAGATTTATACGTTGTCTTCCACGTTCGAGAACATGAATTTTTTGAAAGAGATGGCGACGATGTTTATTGTGAAATGCCATTAACATTCGCACAAGCAGCATTAGGTGACGAAATTGAGGTTCCTACTTTACATGGTAAAGTAAAACTAAAGGTGCCGTCTGGAACACAGACAGGTAAGAAATTCCGCTTAACAGGTAAAGGTATTCCAAATGTTAGAGGGTATGGACAAGGTGATCAATATGTCATTTTACGTGTATTAACTCCAACAAATTTATCTGAAAAACAAAAAGAATTACTGCGTGAATTTGCTGAGATTAGCGGAACAAAACTTGATGAACATGAAGAAAGCTTTTTTGATAAAGTGAAAAGAGCTTTTAAAGGTGATTAA